The following are from one region of the Dreissena polymorpha isolate Duluth1 chromosome 2, UMN_Dpol_1.0, whole genome shotgun sequence genome:
- the LOC127868414 gene encoding uncharacterized protein LOC127868414 — protein MSRYTRWLLRKPHCRIRSPFKCARTDSCGQRVVQLENKSEGHTNTESLSAEYQNPPKARITDEYREVHFAKGVSYVNRRSQGLYVEGYVGDIPVAFTVDTGATISVVSQNIYNKMSMQEKPALNRSVSLMGANGLPITELGTGWFKLRIGPITLEREAVVADIKDDALIGYDVLGDESVDILFSRNVMVLNGIEIPGMKCGSAKRVNVIEKAAKPCGQNTVSDEACILNKDSSEQSAGCTAIESRDTQRRVKMTEATKMRHTSGLCCSGRPLRGTKACSHIGRDYECKQSVTGETSGNHNDAVKSSVRDTLEVAARRANEAIDDVVMTEPPDHPLLLYERSASENVEPLGQPVGDPVKRTFRFRCSREPYRELQLHSRTEQI, from the coding sequence ATGTCCAGGTACACCAGATGGCTGCTCAGAAAACCTCATTGTCGCATCAGATCACCATTTAAATGTGCAAGGACCGACTCTTGCGGCCAAAGAGTGGTCCAATTAGAAAATAAATCTGAAGGCCATACGAACACTGAATCATTATCAGCAGAATATCAAAATCCACCTAAAGCGCGAATCACTGATGAATACCGAGAAGTACATTTCGCCAAAGGGGTGTCCTATGTAAATCGGCGTAGCCAGGGGCTTTATGTCGAGGGGTATGTCGGGGACATACCAGTTGCGTTTACTGTGGACACAGGGGCGACAATATCCGTGGTATCCCagaatatttataacaagatgagCATGCAGGAGAAACCAGCCTTAAATAGGTCTGTGAGTTTAATGGGAGCCAATGGGTTACCTATAACGGAGTTAGGTACGGGCTGGTTTAAACTCAGGATAGGACCAATCACGTTGGAGCGTGAGGCGGTTGTGGCAGATATTAAGGATGACGCGTTGATTGGTTATGATGTACTAGGTGATGAGTCAGTGGACATTTTGTTTAGCCGGAACGTTATGGTGTTGAATGGCATTGAGATACCAGGCATGAAGTGTGGATCAGCCAAAAGAGTAAATGTAATAGAAAAGGCAGCTAAACCATGTGGACAAAACACAGTTTCTGATGAAGCTTGCATTTTGAACAAGGACAGTAGTGAGCAGAGTGCTGGATGCACTGCGATCGAGTCGAGGGATACACAGCGACGAGTGAAGATGACGGAAGCTACAAAGATGAGACACACATCTGGGTTGTGTTGTAGCGGTCGACCCTTGAGGGGAACGAAAGCCTGTTCGCATATTGGGCGAGATTACGAATGCAAACAAAGTGTTACGGGCGAGACAAGCGGCAATCATAACGACGCGGTAAAGTCATCGGTACGTGATACATTGGAAGTTGCGGCGAGGAGGGCGAATGAGGCTATAGATGATGTTGTTATGACGGAACCACCAGACCATCCACTACTGCTGTATGAGAGATCAGCGTCAGAGAACGTGGAACCTCTAGGGCAACCAGTAGGCGATCCAGTGAAGAGGACCTTTCGTTTTAGATGTTCTAGGGAACCTTACAGGGAGTTGCAACTACACAGTCGCACTGAACAGATTTAA